A single window of Mycolicibacterium madagascariense DNA harbors:
- a CDS encoding TetR/AcrR family transcriptional regulator — MVTSDWLVGPDRHREAAERIYAAADELLIRHGWDAFSIDVLAARVHCSPATIYRHAGGKTAIRDVVLRRQAERILASVREAIAGLTGPERVVTATVVALQRLRADPLAKVIRSLAPSPGEEWLADSPIVTRFADEMIGLDTPNPLAAQWLVRTFLALWHWPLKDADAEARMVRRFLGPPYAVDIAE, encoded by the coding sequence ATGGTGACGAGCGACTGGCTGGTGGGGCCGGACCGACACCGTGAGGCCGCCGAACGCATCTACGCAGCAGCCGACGAGCTGCTGATCCGTCACGGATGGGACGCGTTCAGCATCGACGTCCTAGCTGCCAGGGTTCACTGCTCACCAGCGACCATCTACCGCCACGCAGGAGGCAAGACCGCCATCCGAGACGTCGTGCTGAGAAGACAGGCAGAGCGCATCCTCGCCTCCGTTCGCGAAGCCATCGCCGGGCTGACCGGCCCAGAGCGCGTGGTCACCGCCACCGTGGTTGCCCTACAGCGTCTGCGCGCCGATCCGCTCGCCAAGGTCATCCGCTCGCTGGCCCCATCACCCGGTGAGGAGTGGCTTGCCGATTCACCCATCGTGACGCGTTTCGCCGACGAGATGATCGGGCTCGACACACCCAATCCCCTTGCCGCGCAATGGTTGGTGCGAACCTTCCTAGCCCTGTGGCATTGGCCGCTCAAAGACGCCGACGCCGAGGCACGAATGGTGCGTCGATTCCTGGGGCCGCCTTATGCGGTCGACATCGCGGAGTGA
- the mbp1 gene encoding microaggregate-binding protein 1: MADSTSGPIAALRALVDGSVGLAKQVIGILIGNDRLQEQGKAQVDKAEAEKDVAKKEAEAEKARAEAKTQEARQKAAQES, translated from the coding sequence ATGGCGGACAGCACCAGCGGACCCATCGCGGCTCTGCGGGCCCTCGTTGACGGCAGCGTGGGTCTCGCCAAGCAGGTCATCGGCATTCTGATCGGCAACGATCGTCTCCAGGAGCAGGGCAAGGCTCAGGTAGACAAGGCCGAGGCCGAGAAGGACGTCGCAAAGAAGGAAGCCGAGGCCGAGAAGGCTCGCGCCGAAGCCAAGACCCAGGAAGCGCGTCAGAAGGCGGCGCAGGAGTCCTAA
- a CDS encoding cation diffusion facilitator family transporter has protein sequence MHVTTGVRDPGVSFPLSEVVDDGDERRRANRAIAVSALGLAVTGVVELVIALLSGSVALLGDALHNLSDVSTSVLVFIGFRASRKAPTERYSYGFERAEDLAGVGVALVIWASAMVAGFESVSKLLRHGSTAHVGWGIAAAVIGIAGNQLVARYKLAVGQRIQSATMIADAKHSWLDALSSGGALIGLLGVALGWSWADAVAGLVVTGFICHVGWEVSSDIGHRLLDGVDPAVLATAEQVAEETPGVVHAHARARWSGRTLRVEVEAWVDQDTTVAAADHLGRTVAVRLAPRLPEMRSFTWSARGAEPVA, from the coding sequence ATGCATGTGACGACTGGTGTGCGTGACCCTGGGGTGAGTTTCCCTCTTTCCGAGGTGGTGGACGACGGCGACGAGCGGCGGCGGGCCAATCGCGCTATTGCCGTGAGCGCTCTCGGGTTGGCCGTCACCGGTGTGGTGGAGCTGGTGATCGCGTTGCTGTCGGGTTCGGTGGCGTTGTTGGGGGACGCGTTGCACAACCTGTCGGACGTGTCGACCAGTGTGTTGGTGTTCATCGGTTTTCGTGCGTCGCGCAAAGCGCCGACGGAACGGTATTCCTATGGGTTCGAACGTGCCGAGGACTTGGCCGGGGTTGGTGTCGCACTGGTCATTTGGGCCAGCGCCATGGTGGCCGGGTTCGAGAGCGTGTCGAAGCTGCTGCGGCATGGGTCGACCGCACACGTCGGGTGGGGGATCGCAGCAGCGGTAATCGGTATCGCCGGCAATCAGTTGGTGGCTCGATACAAACTCGCGGTGGGGCAGCGGATTCAGTCGGCGACGATGATCGCCGACGCGAAGCATTCTTGGTTGGATGCTCTGTCGTCAGGTGGCGCGCTCATCGGTCTGCTCGGTGTGGCGCTGGGGTGGTCATGGGCTGACGCGGTAGCCGGATTGGTGGTGACCGGCTTCATTTGTCACGTGGGCTGGGAGGTGTCCTCCGACATCGGGCACCGGCTCCTCGATGGGGTGGATCCGGCGGTGTTGGCCACCGCCGAGCAAGTAGCCGAAGAGACCCCGGGCGTGGTGCATGCGCACGCACGGGCCAGATGGTCGGGACGGACGTTGCGTGTCGAGGTGGAAGCCTGGGTGGATCAGGACACCACCGTGGCTGCCGCCGATCACTTGGGCCGGACGGTGGCCGTGCGTCTGGCTCCACGGTTGCCGGAGATGCGCAGTTTCACGTGGTCGGCCCGCGGTGCCGAACCGGTGGCCTGA
- a CDS encoding N,N-dimethylformamidase beta subunit family domain-containing protein, with protein MVTLTGYSDLLYCRPGETIGFKVNCSSSEYRADIVRIFCGDTNPEGPGFREHVVETPANGVHPGRTQDIAAGSYVEVPNDTVLQSLSSFTLQAYVWPTTPDKGEQGLITKWSGSAGFALVVDGAGTIALKTADGQRHQTVSVGKPMQVRRWYRVGASVDAATGVATVFQVPLDPVPGIDDAGTVEARLGYVPTQADVPLRFAAFDGPAAVFNGKIDNPRVWRDAERLDVVGNWDFSVDMASQVAVDVSPNGLHGTVVNFPARAMTGWNWTGEQMDYKQDPGQWGAIHFHDDDLYDAGWSTDFALTVPETMTSGLYAARLRSDDAEEYIPFTVGPAPGKELRTALVLPTASYLAYGNDHLGTDGGNGELLNNILNVLTPPDLFLNEHWEYGGSLYDEHSDGSGICYSSRLRPLLQMRPKVQCLLGGFGSSKLWQFNADTHIVDWLRARDIGVDVYTDEELHHAGYSLLEPYSVVLTGSHPEYTSTEMWDAYHSYTHRGGRLMYLGGDGFYWRIAYHPQCPGIIELRRAETGVRAWAANPGEYYQNFDGRYGGLWLRQGRAPQQLVGVGFSCQGFDVSSYYRRQPDSFAPEMAFVFAGVGDDELIGDFGLIGGGAAGLELDRSGAELGTPPNAHLLASSERHTNAYYLVPEEFLETGPALGADENPNARADIVFMETPDAGAVFSVGSIAWAGSLSSNDYDNNVSRITENVLRRFLDPAPFT; from the coding sequence GTGGTGACACTCACCGGCTACAGCGATCTGTTGTACTGCCGCCCCGGTGAGACGATTGGCTTCAAGGTCAATTGTTCGTCGTCGGAGTACCGCGCCGACATCGTCCGAATCTTCTGCGGCGACACGAACCCCGAGGGCCCTGGGTTCAGGGAGCACGTCGTCGAGACCCCGGCCAACGGGGTCCATCCGGGTCGGACGCAGGACATCGCCGCCGGCTCCTACGTCGAAGTACCGAATGATACTGTGCTGCAGTCGTTGTCGAGTTTTACCCTGCAGGCCTACGTGTGGCCGACGACACCTGACAAGGGTGAACAGGGACTGATCACCAAGTGGTCCGGTTCGGCCGGTTTCGCCCTGGTGGTCGACGGCGCCGGTACCATCGCGTTGAAGACCGCTGACGGACAACGACATCAGACCGTCTCGGTGGGCAAGCCCATGCAGGTCAGGCGCTGGTACCGGGTAGGTGCGAGCGTGGACGCCGCGACCGGTGTGGCGACCGTCTTTCAAGTGCCACTGGATCCGGTGCCGGGCATCGACGACGCCGGCACCGTCGAAGCTCGACTGGGGTACGTACCGACCCAGGCCGACGTTCCGCTTCGCTTCGCCGCCTTCGACGGTCCGGCAGCGGTGTTCAACGGCAAGATCGACAATCCGCGGGTCTGGCGTGATGCCGAACGTCTCGACGTCGTGGGCAACTGGGACTTCAGCGTGGACATGGCATCCCAAGTGGCCGTGGACGTTTCGCCCAACGGCCTGCACGGCACCGTCGTCAACTTTCCCGCTCGCGCGATGACCGGGTGGAACTGGACCGGCGAGCAGATGGACTACAAGCAGGACCCCGGCCAATGGGGCGCCATCCACTTCCACGATGACGACCTCTACGACGCCGGCTGGAGCACCGACTTCGCGCTGACGGTGCCAGAGACGATGACCAGCGGTCTCTACGCAGCCCGATTGCGCAGCGACGACGCCGAGGAATACATCCCGTTCACCGTCGGACCCGCCCCCGGGAAGGAACTTCGGACTGCTCTGGTCCTTCCCACCGCGAGCTACCTGGCCTACGGGAACGACCATCTCGGCACCGACGGCGGCAATGGCGAACTGCTCAACAACATCCTGAACGTCCTCACTCCCCCCGATCTGTTCCTCAACGAGCACTGGGAATACGGCGGCTCGCTCTACGACGAGCACTCCGATGGCAGCGGGATCTGCTACTCGTCGCGGCTGCGGCCGCTGCTGCAGATGCGGCCGAAGGTGCAGTGCCTTCTCGGTGGATTCGGATCGTCGAAGCTGTGGCAATTCAACGCCGACACGCACATCGTAGATTGGTTGCGCGCCAGGGACATTGGGGTGGACGTCTATACCGACGAGGAGCTCCATCACGCCGGTTACTCACTGCTGGAGCCGTACTCGGTGGTGCTGACCGGGTCACATCCGGAGTACACCTCCACCGAGATGTGGGATGCGTACCACTCCTACACCCACCGTGGCGGCAGGCTGATGTACCTCGGCGGTGACGGGTTCTATTGGCGCATCGCCTATCACCCGCAATGCCCGGGCATCATCGAGTTGCGGCGTGCGGAGACCGGCGTGCGAGCCTGGGCGGCGAACCCCGGTGAGTACTACCAGAACTTCGACGGCCGCTACGGCGGCTTGTGGTTGCGCCAGGGACGGGCACCGCAGCAGCTGGTGGGAGTGGGGTTCTCCTGCCAAGGTTTCGATGTGTCGTCCTACTACCGTCGTCAGCCGGACAGCTTCGCCCCGGAGATGGCGTTCGTCTTCGCCGGCGTCGGTGACGACGAGCTGATCGGCGACTTCGGACTGATCGGCGGCGGCGCGGCAGGCCTCGAATTGGACCGTTCGGGCGCCGAGCTCGGCACTCCACCCAATGCCCATCTACTGGCCTCCTCCGAGCGACACACCAACGCCTACTACCTCGTGCCCGAGGAATTCTTGGAGACGGGTCCCGCGTTGGGCGCCGACGAAAACCCCAATGCCAGAGCCGACATCGTCTTCATGGAGACACCAGATGCAGGCGCGGTGTTCTCCGTCGGGTCGATCGCCTGGGCTGGAAGTCTGTCGTCCAACGACTACGACAACAACGTCTCGCGCATCACGGAGAACGTGCTGCGACGATTCCTCGATCCTGCCCCGTTCACCTAG
- a CDS encoding MarR family winged helix-turn-helix transcriptional regulator, with product MAASSPGDRIATQLGRLLQRSTRQHLYQRIVDGVEGVDVSLYPVLSGIDRMGPTTATRLAAVIGVDRSATTRYVTRLVEAGLVERSVDDSDARGTRLALTRAGCETVADMRRSLGAIVDEMLSTWPTSDAKVFAAALERFADELEALR from the coding sequence GTGGCCGCATCGTCCCCCGGAGACCGGATCGCCACCCAACTCGGGCGGCTCCTACAACGCAGTACGCGCCAGCACCTGTATCAACGAATCGTCGACGGCGTCGAAGGCGTCGACGTCTCGCTGTACCCGGTGCTGTCCGGCATCGACCGGATGGGCCCGACCACGGCGACCCGTCTTGCCGCCGTAATCGGAGTCGACCGCAGCGCGACGACCCGCTACGTCACCCGACTGGTGGAGGCAGGACTCGTCGAGCGTTCCGTCGACGACTCCGACGCGCGGGGCACGCGGTTGGCCCTGACCCGCGCTGGATGTGAGACGGTGGCGGACATGCGACGGTCACTCGGCGCGATCGTCGACGAGATGCTGTCGACATGGCCGACGTCGGACGCCAAGGTCTTCGCCGCCGCGCTCGAACGCTTCGCCGACGAACTCGAAGCGCTGCGCTGA
- a CDS encoding SMP-30/gluconolactonase/LRE family protein, with product MTVLMQRQIWFGESPRWHDGRLWFSDWGAHQVIAVDPGGAPEVVVEVESFPMCIDFLPDGRLLVVDSARRRLLRREPDGSMVVHADLESISDKPWNDIVVDAHGNAYVNTIGFDFPGGQPAPGSIALVSVDGSVQSVAGDLAFPNGMAITDDDATLIVAESHANRLTAYDIDDDGHLTGRRTWADTPGDHPDGICLDTDGALWYADVANRHCVRLREGGDVLDVVELDRGAFACALSRGDHPPHLYVTAQQWGGPTPPREPTGHIAVFPAPASGAGRP from the coding sequence GTGACCGTCTTGATGCAGCGCCAAATCTGGTTTGGTGAATCACCGCGTTGGCACGACGGGCGGCTCTGGTTCTCCGATTGGGGCGCGCATCAGGTGATCGCCGTCGATCCCGGCGGGGCACCCGAAGTCGTGGTCGAGGTCGAGTCGTTCCCGATGTGCATCGACTTCCTGCCCGACGGACGGCTCCTCGTCGTCGACTCGGCGCGACGTCGCCTCCTTCGTCGCGAACCCGACGGCTCGATGGTCGTGCACGCCGACCTGGAGTCGATCTCGGACAAGCCGTGGAACGACATCGTGGTCGATGCGCACGGCAACGCCTACGTGAACACCATCGGCTTCGACTTCCCCGGCGGTCAACCCGCACCGGGATCCATCGCGCTGGTCTCCGTGGACGGAAGCGTGCAATCAGTTGCCGGGGATCTCGCGTTCCCCAACGGCATGGCGATCACCGACGACGACGCCACGCTCATCGTGGCCGAGTCTCACGCCAACCGGCTCACCGCGTACGACATCGACGACGACGGACACCTCACGGGCCGGCGCACCTGGGCCGACACCCCCGGTGACCACCCCGACGGCATCTGCCTGGACACCGACGGCGCCCTTTGGTACGCCGACGTCGCCAACCGGCACTGCGTTCGCCTCCGCGAGGGCGGTGACGTCCTCGACGTCGTCGAGCTGGACCGGGGCGCCTTCGCGTGCGCGCTCAGTCGCGGTGATCACCCACCCCATCTGTATGTCACTGCCCAACAGTGGGGCGGCCCGACGCCACCGCGAGAGCCGACCGGGCACATCGCCGTATTCCCCGCGCCCGCCTCGGGCGCCGGCCGACCCTAG
- a CDS encoding DJ-1/PfpI family protein, translated as MTKHIGIVLFTDVEELDAIGPWEVLSAWTQRFPEDGYAITCLSRSGGLVRCAKGLVIQAQHSFDDAPPLDVLIYPGGQGTRPQLHDDGQLDWLRRQRAAVPLMTSVCTGSLVYAAAGLLAHRPATTHWASLDLLAELDPTIDVRRDERFVDDGDTITASGVSAGIDMALHLIVRLAGPDRARHIRRYIQYEPAPPV; from the coding sequence ATGACCAAGCACATCGGCATCGTGCTGTTCACCGATGTCGAGGAGCTCGACGCGATCGGCCCATGGGAAGTGTTGTCCGCGTGGACGCAACGATTTCCAGAGGACGGGTACGCGATCACGTGCCTATCCCGCTCAGGCGGACTAGTGCGCTGCGCGAAGGGACTGGTCATACAAGCCCAGCACTCCTTCGACGACGCTCCACCGCTCGACGTGCTGATCTATCCCGGCGGCCAGGGCACACGCCCGCAACTCCACGATGACGGCCAATTGGATTGGCTGCGCCGCCAGCGCGCCGCCGTCCCACTGATGACGAGCGTGTGCACGGGTTCGCTCGTCTATGCCGCCGCCGGACTACTCGCGCACCGTCCTGCCACCACGCACTGGGCCTCCCTGGACCTGCTCGCCGAGCTGGACCCCACCATCGACGTGCGGCGCGACGAGCGGTTCGTCGATGACGGCGACACGATCACCGCCTCAGGAGTGTCCGCCGGCATCGACATGGCCCTACACCTCATCGTCCGACTCGCCGGCCCCGACCGCGCCCGTCACATCCGGCGCTACATCCAATACGAACCCGCACCGCCGGTATGA
- a CDS encoding nitrile hydratase accessory protein: MKLHDTCTTDQAAPQFDHEWQRRAFGLALALSEFRHYDWSEFQQGLIATIQKWEGTPEAERGQWEYYDHWVATLDELIERHELLTAPVLTDANDHAVAHDH; encoded by the coding sequence ATGAAACTGCACGACACCTGCACCACCGATCAGGCGGCGCCTCAGTTCGACCACGAATGGCAGCGCCGGGCCTTCGGATTGGCACTCGCGCTCTCGGAGTTCCGGCATTACGACTGGAGCGAATTCCAGCAGGGCCTGATTGCGACGATTCAAAAGTGGGAGGGGACGCCCGAAGCCGAGCGAGGGCAATGGGAGTACTACGACCACTGGGTCGCGACGCTCGACGAACTCATCGAACGCCATGAACTGCTGACCGCTCCGGTACTGACCGACGCCAACGACCACGCGGTTGCCCACGACCACTAG
- the nthA gene encoding nitrile hydratase subunit alpha, whose amino-acid sequence MTDQFAYPPDREEASAKKVAALEALLIEKGVITAQTVDKVLAYFETEMTPLNGKKIVVKAWTDPAFAEKVVLDTPAAIAELDLPDGMAGAEGEHLQAVANTSGVHNLVICTLCSCFPWPVLGLPPYWYKDPTFRSRAAREPRKVLAEVGVDLPPDTEIKVWDSSGHSRWFVIPERPAGTEDFTDEMLMDLVTTEAMIGVALAGPAS is encoded by the coding sequence GTGACCGACCAGTTCGCCTACCCGCCCGACCGTGAAGAGGCCAGCGCCAAGAAGGTCGCCGCACTGGAGGCCCTGCTCATCGAGAAGGGTGTCATCACCGCGCAGACCGTGGACAAGGTGCTGGCGTACTTCGAGACCGAGATGACCCCGCTCAACGGCAAGAAGATCGTCGTAAAGGCTTGGACCGACCCGGCTTTCGCCGAGAAGGTCGTCCTGGACACCCCCGCGGCGATCGCCGAACTCGACTTGCCCGACGGCATGGCCGGCGCCGAGGGGGAGCACCTGCAGGCGGTTGCCAATACCTCCGGGGTGCACAACCTCGTGATCTGCACGCTGTGCTCCTGCTTCCCGTGGCCCGTCCTCGGACTGCCGCCCTACTGGTACAAGGATCCGACCTTCCGTTCACGTGCCGCGCGCGAACCCCGCAAGGTGCTCGCCGAGGTCGGGGTCGACCTGCCCCCCGACACCGAGATCAAGGTGTGGGACTCCAGTGGGCACTCGCGGTGGTTCGTCATCCCCGAAAGGCCCGCCGGCACAGAGGATTTCACCGACGAGATGCTCATGGACCTGGTGACCACCGAAGCCATGATCGGCGTCGCATTGGCAGGGCCGGCGTCATGA
- the nthB gene encoding nitrile hydratase subunit beta, whose amino-acid sequence MKLQHYLGGLEGLPEDLSLEKRVFVEDWEKRIFGIHVAMMGLSNHLGAALPTYPIDEVPTAFKDEWTWADLRTGAEAMNPFDYFKFRYYEKWLGGITQFFLDKGYVTEEELAAKVAELAPPTAEPVEAIDEQVIAYLRKGDSPRRDVAHPKYPVGSTVRITNVAADAHSRLPGYLRGRTGTVERVFEGDYAYFTHTGDGIGDPMPIYVVEFDPAEVWGPRAEAGPETLYAELFEAYLAPIKEDS is encoded by the coding sequence ATGAAACTGCAGCACTATCTCGGTGGTCTCGAGGGCCTGCCGGAGGATCTGTCGCTGGAAAAGCGTGTGTTCGTGGAGGATTGGGAGAAGCGCATCTTCGGCATCCACGTGGCGATGATGGGGCTGTCGAACCACCTGGGCGCGGCGCTGCCGACCTACCCGATCGACGAGGTGCCCACGGCCTTCAAGGACGAATGGACCTGGGCTGACCTACGCACCGGCGCCGAGGCGATGAATCCCTTCGACTACTTCAAGTTTCGCTACTACGAGAAGTGGTTGGGCGGCATCACCCAGTTCTTCCTCGACAAGGGCTACGTGACCGAGGAGGAACTCGCCGCCAAGGTCGCAGAACTCGCACCGCCCACCGCCGAACCCGTGGAGGCCATCGACGAGCAGGTCATCGCGTACCTGCGCAAGGGCGACAGTCCCCGGCGCGACGTCGCGCATCCGAAGTACCCCGTCGGATCGACGGTGCGGATCACCAACGTCGCCGCCGACGCCCACAGTCGGCTGCCGGGTTATCTCCGTGGTCGGACCGGGACCGTGGAGCGCGTCTTCGAGGGCGACTACGCCTACTTCACCCACACCGGTGACGGCATCGGCGACCCGATGCCGATCTACGTCGTCGAATTCGACCCGGCGGAGGTCTGGGGGCCGCGCGCCGAAGCCGGCCCGGAAACGCTGTACGCGGAGCTCTTCGAAGCGTATTTGGCACCCATCAAGGAGGATTCGTGA
- a CDS encoding DUF1097 domain-containing protein: MDSRTASTLSIGVLGGLAVALTADVITVPIWVVFLAWASFFFVGGGAVGWIRSVSSNLVGVVIATASLFAAHLMGGGLLVTAIAVGVGSAVMVQASWVPLLATTPAVVIGFASTVSTVAGRGPDVTVTTMSNPGLVAAVACVLGASFGLLSEYLATAMTKHDATSPATPPIEGSPA, translated from the coding sequence ATGGATTCACGGACGGCCTCGACGCTGAGCATCGGCGTGCTTGGCGGCCTCGCCGTCGCACTCACCGCAGACGTCATCACGGTACCCATCTGGGTGGTGTTCCTCGCGTGGGCGTCGTTCTTCTTCGTCGGCGGCGGGGCCGTCGGCTGGATCAGATCGGTGTCGTCGAACCTCGTCGGGGTGGTGATCGCGACGGCCAGTCTGTTCGCAGCCCACCTGATGGGTGGCGGCCTGCTGGTCACCGCCATCGCCGTGGGAGTGGGCAGCGCGGTCATGGTGCAGGCGTCGTGGGTGCCGCTGCTGGCGACCACCCCGGCCGTCGTCATCGGCTTTGCGTCCACGGTCTCGACGGTCGCCGGGCGGGGCCCCGACGTCACCGTCACCACCATGTCGAACCCCGGCCTGGTCGCCGCGGTGGCCTGCGTCTTGGGAGCGTCCTTCGGCCTGCTCTCCGAATACCTCGCGACGGCCATGACGAAGCACGACGCCACGAGCCCGGCCACCCCGCCCATCGAAGGAAGCCCCGCATGA
- a CDS encoding GlxA family transcriptional regulator — protein sequence MSIDESTSTKTVVFALYDKVTLQDVAAPLEIFARANDFGARYEILLVSATGKAVETTSFVSLNVHESLAAAPDRFDTLIVPGGVPPDFCFTPGAHDIPEEQTPDHVATALEMVGELAPRARRVASVCTGAFVLAALGLLDGRRATTHWAHCQELSRVYPEVEVVPDALFVQDGPFITGAGITAGIDLGLAMVESDYGTDVARRVARWMVVFLQRPGGQTQFSVWTESQLPVSGGLREILDAIIADPGADHSVAALAHRASISERHLVRMFRVQVGMTPARYVEQARLEAAKVLLATGDQGQEAVARRAGFGSADTMRRTFRRALGVSPSTYRSRFRTTGIH from the coding sequence GTGTCCATCGATGAATCGACGTCGACCAAGACCGTCGTATTCGCCCTATATGACAAGGTCACGCTGCAGGACGTCGCTGCACCGCTCGAGATCTTCGCTCGCGCAAACGATTTCGGAGCACGCTACGAGATCCTTCTGGTGTCCGCGACCGGCAAGGCCGTGGAGACGACGTCGTTCGTCTCGCTCAACGTGCACGAGTCGCTCGCGGCGGCGCCGGACCGGTTCGACACGTTGATCGTGCCGGGAGGGGTGCCGCCCGACTTCTGCTTCACCCCCGGCGCCCACGACATCCCCGAGGAACAGACGCCGGACCACGTGGCGACGGCACTCGAGATGGTGGGCGAACTGGCGCCGCGGGCGCGCCGGGTCGCCTCGGTGTGCACCGGCGCGTTCGTCCTTGCCGCGCTCGGCTTGCTCGACGGCCGGCGTGCGACCACGCACTGGGCGCACTGCCAGGAACTGTCTCGGGTCTACCCCGAGGTCGAGGTCGTGCCGGATGCTCTGTTCGTCCAAGACGGTCCATTCATCACCGGAGCCGGTATCACCGCGGGCATCGACCTCGGTCTGGCCATGGTGGAGAGCGACTACGGCACTGACGTGGCCCGGCGGGTGGCCCGATGGATGGTGGTGTTCCTGCAACGGCCGGGCGGTCAGACGCAGTTCAGCGTGTGGACCGAGTCGCAACTCCCCGTCTCGGGTGGGCTGCGCGAGATCCTCGACGCGATCATCGCCGATCCGGGTGCCGACCACTCCGTCGCGGCGCTGGCCCACCGGGCCTCGATCAGCGAACGGCACCTCGTCCGCATGTTCCGGGTCCAGGTCGGGATGACCCCGGCGCGCTACGTCGAGCAAGCGCGCCTCGAGGCGGCGAAGGTGCTGCTCGCGACCGGTGACCAGGGGCAGGAAGCCGTGGCACGACGCGCCGGTTTTGGCTCCGCGGACACCATGCGACGCACCTTCAGACGTGCGCTCGGGGTGTCACCGAGCACGTACCGCAGCCGATTTCGGACGACGGGCATTCACTAG